GCGCCGTTGCCTCGGCCATGCGGCCGGTGTGCTTGGTGACCGGCGCCGACTCCCCGGTCAGGGCCGCCTCGGCGGTCGCCAACGCCGTCGCCTCGATCAGGCGGGCATCGGCGCCGACCGCGTCGCCCGGCGCGAGCAGCAGCAGGTCGCCCGGAACCAGCTCGCGCGCCGCGATCGGCTGTTCCCGGCCGTCGCGCAGCACGCGCACGTGCAGTTCGGCGAGCCTGCGCAGCGCCGCCATCGAAACCTCCGCGCGTCGCTCCTGGTATGCGCCGATCAGCGCATTCGCGACCACGACCCCGAAGATCACGCCCGCATCGGCCCAATGCCGGAGCGCGGCGGACAGCGCGGCGGCGCCGAACAGGACGTAGATCAGCGGGCTCTTGAACTGATGGAGGATGAGCCGTGCGGCTGAGGGTTTGGGATCCTCGGGGAGCGCATTGGACCCGGATTCGGCGCGACGCGCCGCCACCGCCGCCGTGGTCAACCCGCTTGCGGCGTCGGAATCGAGCCGTTGGACGACGGATTCGGCATCGAGCGCGTGCCAGGGCGGGGGCGGCGTGGCGGACATGTCATGTCCTGGGCGGGTTGCGGCGTCTCCAGCCTAGCCGATCACGCCTCGTCCGGGTTTGCGCCGCGTGGTGGCGGCGTGCCATGGCCCCGGCGGGGCGCAGGCGCAGCCCGCCCGCACGGGCGAGCTGCAAAGGACGGTCCTAGTCGATCAGGCCCTGCTTGCGTCCGAACGCGATGTTGGCGGCCAGGAACCCCGCCTTCGAGCCGCAGTCGTAGCGCGTGCCGGAAAACCGGTGCGCCACCACGTCGCCCTGGGAGACGCGCCGCGCGATGGCGTCGGTGAGCTGGATCTCGCCGCCGCGCCCGCGCTGCGTGCGGGCCAGCTCGCCGAAGATTTCCGGGCGCAGTACGTAGCGGCCGACCACCGCCAGCGTCGAGGGCGCCTCTTCGGGCGACGGCTTTTCGACGATGTGGGTCACGCGCTCGTCCCGATCGGAGAGCGATTGCGTGGCGACGATGCCGTATTTTCCCGTATCTGCCAGCGGAATGTCCTCGACGCCCAGCACCGACGCACCGTGCTGCTCATAGCTCTGCACGAGCTGTGCCGTGACGCCGGGCTGGGCGTCGATCAGGTCGTCGGCAAGGATGACCGCAAACGGCTCGTCGCCGACCACGGACTGCGCGCACAGGACGGCATGACCCAATCCCAGCGGCTCGGGCTGGCGGATGAAGACGAAGTTCACCCCCGGCGGCGTGGCGGTGCGCAGCGCGTCGAGCAGCTTGGTCTTGCCCTGCGCCTGCAGCAGCATTTCCAGTTCCGGATTGCGGTCGAAGTGGTCCTCGATGGCGCGCTTGTGGCGCCCGGTGACGAAGATCATCTGCTCGATGCCCGCCGCCGCCGCCTCCTCGACCGCGTATTGGATGAGCGGCTTGTCGAGGACCGGCAGCATCTCCTTGGGCATCGCCTTGGTGGCGGGAAGGAAGCGGGTGCCGGATCCGGCGACCGGGAAAACGGCTTTGCGAACTTTGTGATGGCTCATAGGGGTGAATTGTACCGAGGGTGACAGGGCGCGATGGCGCCCAGGTCCGGATTGGACGGGTGGTTCAGCGCAGCGTTCCCTGTTCCAGCCGCTGCTGCAGCATCTTCTTGCCGACCTCCACTCCCCATTGGTCGAAGGCGTTGATGTCCCAGAGCACGCTCTGCACGAACGTCCGGTGTTCGTAGAGCGCGATCACGGCGCCGAGCGCGCGGGCGTCGAGCTTCGGAACCGACAGGACGTTGCAGGGCCGGCCGCCCGGCGCCGCGCCGTGGGGGGTGGTGGGACGCTGCGCGCCCAGCACCGTGTCGCCGCGGGACAGCGCATCGGCCTGGGCCAGCGCGTACGCGTGCAGCAGCCGGTGGCGCTTGTCGGCGCTCTGCTCATGCTCGGCGACGACGAGAAAGTCGATGGGGACCCAGTGCGTCCCCTGATGCAGGAACTGGAATACGCTGTGCTGCGCCGTCGTTCCGACCTCGCCCCACACCACCGCCGCGGTGTCGTACGTCAGCAGGCGGCCGTCGTGGTTGACGCGCTTGCCCAGACTCTCCATTTCGAGCTGCTGGAGGTAGGGCGGCAGGTTCTTCAGGCGCTGGGCATACGGGAATACCGCGCGCGCCCGTGCTCCCCAGAAGTTGACGTACCACGCGCCGAGCAGGCCGAGGATCACCGGCAGGTTGGCGTCGAGCGGCGCCTGGGCGAAATGCCGGTCCATCTCGGATGCGCCGGCGAGCAGTTCCAGGAACTGGCGGTGCCCGTGCGCGATCGCGATCGGCAGCCCGCAGGCGGACCAGAGCGAATAGCGCCCGCCCACCCATTGCGGGAAGGAGAAGATCCGCTTTTCGTGGATGCCGAAATCCCGCGCCCGTTCGGGCTGCGCGGTGACCGCCGCGACGTGATGCGTCGGATCCAGCGCGGAATCCGTCGAGTGCAGCCATTCGCGGGCCGCCCGCACGTTCTCGAGCGTCTCGAGCGTGGTGAAGCTCTTGGAAATCGCGATGATCATCGTCGCCGCGGGCCGGGCGCCGGTGAGCGCCGTGTCGAGTTCCGCCGGATCGAGGTTGCTCACGAAGTGCACGGCAACGGGGCCGGTGGCCGGACCGAGCGCCTCGGTCATCAGGCGGGGTCCCAGGTCGGAACCGCCGATGCCGATGCACACGACCGTTTCGATCGCCTCTCCGGTGGAGCCGTGGATGCGACCCTCCCGCAGCGCCTCGGCAAACCCGAGAAAGCGTGTCTGCTCCTCGTGCAGGCTGCGCGCGACCGACGGATCGTCCGGCGGCGTGCGCAGCGCGGTATGCCATGCCGGCCGATGTTCGGTGTTGTTCACCGCCTCGCCGGCGAGGAGCGCGGCGCGACTCTTTTCGAAGTTCCGCGATTCGAGCCAGGCGAGCAGGGCCGCGAAGCTGTCTTCATCGATCCAGTTGCGCGAACAGTCGGCATGGACGTGTGGCGCCTCGAACGTCCAGCGCTGCGCGCGCCCGGGCTCGACGCGGAACAGGGTGTCGATGGTGCGCGCGTCGAAAGACCGGCGGCACGCTTCGAGGGTTTCCCATACGGGGGACGGAGCGGTTTCAGGATTCGTCATGGTTGTGGGATGGCGAGCGTGTATTCTTTGGGTGTTGGGTTTCGTACCCATTCTATTGGATAGGAGCGGGTGTGGCGCACGATCTCGATCCCGGAATTTTCAAGGCGTATGACATCCGGGGAGTCGTCGACCGCAATCTCACGCGCGATGCGGTGCAGGCCATCGGCGCCGCGCTGGGAACCGAAGCCCGCGAGCGCGGCGTGCGCGAAATCGCCGTCGGGCGCGATGGCCGCCTGTCGGGGCCGATGCTGCGCGATGCCCTGATTGCGGGAATCCGTGGGGCCGGGGTGGATGCCGTCGACATCGGTCTGGCCGCGACGCCCACGCTGTACTTCGCGACCTATCACTTGAACACCGGTTCGGGCGTGGCGATCACCGGAAGCCACAATCCTCCCGAGTACAACGGCCTGAAGATCGTGCTTGCCGGCGAGGCGATGCATGGCGAGGGCCTGCAGCGGCTCCATCGGCGCATCGTCGAAGGTCGGCTCCACGTCGCGGAGCGGCCGGGCGCGCTGCGCAGCGTCGACATACGGCAGGCCTACCTCGATCGCATCGTCGGCGACGTGCGCCTGGCGCGGCCGATGCGCGTGGTGATCGACTGCGGCAATGGTGTCGCCGGGGCGGCCGCGCCGCAGCTCTACAAGGCGCTGGGCTGCGAAGTGACGGAGCTCTTCTGCGAGGTGGACGGCCGCTTTCCCAACCACCATCCGGATCCGGCGCACCCCGAAAACCTGCGCGACCTCATCGCCACCGTGCAGCGGACCGGGGCCGAACTCGGCCTCGCGTTCGACGGCGACGGCGACCGGCTGGGGGTCGTGACCCGCGGCGGCAGGATCATCTGGCCCGATCGCCAGCTCATGCTCTTCGCCAAGGACGTACTGGCGCACAAGCCGGGCGCGGAAGTGGTGTTCGACGTCAAGTGCACGCGGCTGCTCGCGCCCTGGGTGCGGCAGCACGGCGGGCGCCCGACGATGTGGCGAACGGGCCATTCCCTCATCAAGGCGCGGTTGCGCGAGAGCGGTGCGGCACTTGCCGGCGAGATGAGCGGCCACACCTTCTTCAACGACCGCTGGTACGGTTTCGACGACGGCATGTACGCCGGCGCGCGCCTGCTGGAAATCCTGAGCCGGGAGGCCGATCCCTCGGCGGTGCTGGAAGCGCTGCCGGACGCGACGAGCACGCCGGAGTTGCAGTTGCGTACCGCGGAAGGGGAGAATTTCGCCGTGGTCGACGCGTTGCGGGCCGTGGCGCAGGATGGCGCGCGGGCGCGGGAGGCATTCGCCGGTGCGGTCGAATTCATCACCATCGACGGCTTGCGGGTCGAATATGCCGACGGGTTCGGCCTCGCGCGCCCGTCGAACACGACCCCGGTCGTGGTGCTGCGCTTCGAGGCCGACGGCCCTGCGGCGCTGGCGCGAATCGAGGAGGATTTCCGGCGGGCGCTGCGGGCGGTAAAACCCGATGCGGCGTTGCCGTTTTGAAACATGGCAGGGCATCTCTTTGCGCGTTCCGCTTGCGTGAGAGGGCCGGGGTGAGGGGATTCGCACAAAAACGATGCTGACAGACCACGATATCTATCTTTTCCGCGAAGGCACCCACACGCGCTTGTATGAGCGCATGGGCGCGCACCTCGAGGTGCGCGACGGCGTCGCCGGGGCCCACTTCGCGGTATGGGCGCCCAATGCCCGGTCGGTGACCGTGATGGGCCAATGGAACCATTGGGATCCCGAGGCGCATTTCCTCGTGCCGCGGCACGACAGTTC
This genomic window from Burkholderiales bacterium GJ-E10 contains:
- a CDS encoding phosphomannomutase, with product MAHDLDPGIFKAYDIRGVVDRNLTRDAVQAIGAALGTEARERGVREIAVGRDGRLSGPMLRDALIAGIRGAGVDAVDIGLAATPTLYFATYHLNTGSGVAITGSHNPPEYNGLKIVLAGEAMHGEGLQRLHRRIVEGRLHVAERPGALRSVDIRQAYLDRIVGDVRLARPMRVVIDCGNGVAGAAAPQLYKALGCEVTELFCEVDGRFPNHHPDPAHPENLRDLIATVQRTGAELGLAFDGDGDRLGVVTRGGRIIWPDRQLMLFAKDVLAHKPGAEVVFDVKCTRLLAPWVRQHGGRPTMWRTGHSLIKARLRESGAALAGEMSGHTFFNDRWYGFDDGMYAGARLLEILSREADPSAVLEALPDATSTPELQLRTAEGENFAVVDALRAVAQDGARAREAFAGAVEFITIDGLRVEYADGFGLARPSNTTPVVVLRFEADGPAALARIEEDFRRALRAVKPDAALPF
- a CDS encoding UTP-glucose-1-phosphate uridylyltransferase, coding for MSHHKVRKAVFPVAGSGTRFLPATKAMPKEMLPVLDKPLIQYAVEEAAAAGIEQMIFVTGRHKRAIEDHFDRNPELEMLLQAQGKTKLLDALRTATPPGVNFVFIRQPEPLGLGHAVLCAQSVVGDEPFAVILADDLIDAQPGVTAQLVQSYEQHGASVLGVEDIPLADTGKYGIVATQSLSDRDERVTHIVEKPSPEEAPSTLAVVGRYVLRPEIFGELARTQRGRGGEIQLTDAIARRVSQGDVVAHRFSGTRYDCGSKAGFLAANIAFGRKQGLID
- a CDS encoding glucose-6-phosphate isomerase, with product MTNPETAPSPVWETLEACRRSFDARTIDTLFRVEPGRAQRWTFEAPHVHADCSRNWIDEDSFAALLAWLESRNFEKSRAALLAGEAVNNTEHRPAWHTALRTPPDDPSVARSLHEEQTRFLGFAEALREGRIHGSTGEAIETVVCIGIGGSDLGPRLMTEALGPATGPVAVHFVSNLDPAELDTALTGARPAATMIIAISKSFTTLETLENVRAAREWLHSTDSALDPTHHVAAVTAQPERARDFGIHEKRIFSFPQWVGGRYSLWSACGLPIAIAHGHRQFLELLAGASEMDRHFAQAPLDANLPVILGLLGAWYVNFWGARARAVFPYAQRLKNLPPYLQQLEMESLGKRVNHDGRLLTYDTAAVVWGEVGTTAQHSVFQFLHQGTHWVPIDFLVVAEHEQSADKRHRLLHAYALAQADALSRGDTVLGAQRPTTPHGAAPGGRPCNVLSVPKLDARALGAVIALYEHRTFVQSVLWDINAFDQWGVEVGKKMLQQRLEQGTLR